A genomic stretch from Kribbella jejuensis includes:
- a CDS encoding MFS transporter, producing the protein MTPPTESDTQRIPVRYWIWLFGAAVSLLGDLTMSFAIGWSATRHGGSVAGLILLLAAAPRAVLLLIGGAIGDRYGAPRVLLVSCTAMFLVTATLVPATRAVGEPVWLLAILAVVVGIIDAFFLPSSRAMPRLLVPAPQVPRALASFQVTGVVFAVSGTAVGGLLVNWAGMSAAAGFDAITFAIMLVVLYLLRGTTTPHGTRRGGMFRSIAEGVRAAFGRPLTRALLITMTMAAGLLMPMDALLLPLLARDHHWDAKTAAILIATRSIGVGVVSIRILMRGAFQRPGIVAMLGLLVAAVGFAGLSMVQVLPLAIVFAVISGIGVGAFTGHVLPLLMNSVESEYQSRLQSVIVLCQSLAQVVMNPLLGSLADVRGIRITGVCLGIGVAITLIGLTALSRPVIRNARVS; encoded by the coding sequence GTGACTCCGCCCACTGAATCGGATACGCAGCGCATTCCGGTCCGCTATTGGATCTGGCTGTTCGGTGCTGCCGTGTCCCTCCTCGGCGACCTGACGATGAGCTTCGCCATCGGCTGGTCCGCCACCCGGCACGGCGGAAGTGTCGCCGGGCTGATCCTGCTGCTGGCCGCGGCTCCCCGGGCGGTGCTGCTGCTGATCGGCGGTGCCATCGGCGACCGGTACGGCGCCCCGCGCGTACTGCTCGTGAGCTGCACCGCGATGTTCCTGGTGACGGCGACGCTGGTCCCGGCGACGCGGGCCGTGGGGGAGCCGGTCTGGTTGCTGGCGATCCTCGCTGTGGTGGTCGGAATCATCGACGCGTTCTTCCTGCCCTCGTCGCGTGCGATGCCGCGGCTGCTGGTGCCCGCGCCGCAGGTGCCCCGGGCGCTGGCGAGTTTCCAGGTCACCGGCGTCGTGTTCGCGGTCAGCGGTACGGCGGTCGGCGGCCTGCTGGTCAACTGGGCCGGGATGTCCGCGGCGGCCGGCTTCGACGCGATCACCTTCGCCATCATGCTCGTGGTGCTGTACCTGTTGCGCGGGACGACGACCCCGCACGGCACCCGGCGGGGCGGCATGTTCCGCTCGATCGCGGAAGGCGTCCGGGCCGCGTTCGGGCGTCCACTCACCCGCGCGCTGCTGATCACGATGACGATGGCCGCCGGCCTGCTGATGCCGATGGACGCGCTCTTGCTGCCGCTGCTGGCCCGCGATCACCACTGGGACGCGAAGACGGCGGCGATCCTGATCGCGACCCGCAGCATCGGCGTCGGGGTCGTGTCGATCCGGATCCTGATGCGGGGCGCGTTCCAGCGCCCCGGGATTGTCGCGATGCTGGGTCTGCTGGTGGCCGCGGTCGGGTTCGCCGGCCTGTCCATGGTCCAGGTGCTGCCGCTCGCGATCGTCTTCGCGGTGATCAGCGGCATCGGTGTCGGCGCCTTCACCGGCCACGTCCTGCCGCTGCTGATGAACTCGGTCGAGAGCGAGTACCAGTCCCGGCTGCAGTCGGTCATCGTGCTCTGCCAGAGCCTGGCTCAGGTCGTGATGAACCCGCTGCTGGGCAGCCTCGCCGACGTGCGGGGGATCCGGATCACCGGCGTCTGCCTCGGGATCGGCGTCGCGATCACGCTGATCGGCCTGACCGCGCTCAGCCGCCCGGTGATCCGGAACGCCCGCGTCTCCTGA
- a CDS encoding GNAT family N-acetyltransferase, which produces MTDIQVRAAQAAEYEKVQAVFGGAMMFEPKPDELWTRLFEPERALVATDDGEIIGTTRALTRELSVPGAVVDAAHVTGVGVQPTHRRRGVMSQLIGRQLREVPEAIAVLWASEPAIYGRFGYAAAAWGVEYAVDLHRVGAPNDSIRPGALAVLTADEALKDLPALLRRLQGQRSGVSGRSDLLWQARLQDKPDDRGGRTERRILVHRDEAGTVDGYALWRGKLNWGPTGPANEVLVEELVAPEPAAYRALWQHLLTMDLSATLNYSHAAVDEPLQQLVTYPTALERRLGESLWLRVTDVPRALRQRRYAVPLDVVLEVTDHLIESNTGRFRLTTDESAVTCERTDDAADLSLSVTELAGAYLGGRPLTEFAATGRVTEHTAGALNRTATAFGWPVAPVSIEVF; this is translated from the coding sequence ATGACGGACATCCAGGTGCGGGCGGCGCAGGCAGCGGAGTACGAGAAGGTTCAGGCCGTGTTCGGCGGGGCGATGATGTTCGAACCGAAGCCTGACGAGCTCTGGACCCGGTTGTTCGAGCCCGAGCGGGCGCTGGTGGCCACCGATGACGGCGAGATCATCGGGACGACGCGGGCCCTGACCCGCGAGCTGTCCGTCCCGGGCGCGGTGGTCGACGCGGCGCACGTGACCGGCGTCGGCGTACAACCGACGCACCGGCGGCGCGGCGTGATGTCGCAGCTGATCGGACGGCAGTTGCGCGAGGTGCCGGAGGCGATCGCCGTGCTGTGGGCGAGCGAGCCGGCGATCTACGGCCGGTTCGGCTACGCCGCGGCGGCGTGGGGAGTCGAGTACGCCGTCGACCTGCATCGTGTTGGCGCACCCAACGATTCGATCCGCCCCGGCGCCCTCGCCGTACTGACGGCGGACGAGGCACTCAAGGATCTGCCCGCGCTCCTGCGGCGCCTCCAGGGTCAGCGGTCCGGAGTGTCCGGGCGGTCCGACCTGCTGTGGCAGGCGCGGCTGCAGGACAAGCCGGACGACCGCGGCGGGCGGACCGAGCGCCGCATCTTGGTGCACCGCGACGAGGCCGGCACCGTCGACGGGTACGCGCTCTGGCGGGGCAAGCTGAACTGGGGCCCGACCGGACCGGCGAACGAGGTGCTCGTCGAGGAGCTGGTCGCGCCCGAGCCCGCGGCGTACCGAGCGCTCTGGCAGCACCTGTTGACGATGGATCTGAGCGCCACTCTCAACTACTCGCACGCCGCGGTGGACGAGCCACTCCAGCAACTCGTGACGTACCCGACAGCGCTCGAACGCCGGCTCGGTGAGTCGCTCTGGCTGCGGGTGACCGACGTACCGCGGGCGCTCCGGCAGCGCCGGTACGCCGTACCGCTGGACGTCGTCCTGGAGGTGACCGACCACCTGATCGAGTCGAACACCGGACGGTTCCGGCTGACCACCGACGAGTCCGCGGTGACCTGTGAGCGCACCGACGACGCCGCCGACCTCAGCCTGTCGGTGACCGAGCTTGCTGGTGCTTACCTCGGCGGGCGTCCGCTGACGGAGTTCGCTGCCACCGGTCGCGTCACCGAGCACACCGCCGGCGCGCTGAACCGCACCGCCACGGCCTTCGGCTGGCCGGTCGCGCCGGTGAGCATCGAGGTGTTCTAG
- a CDS encoding DUF1345 domain-containing protein, translating to MTAQSRARLAISMGAGVVVAVAAGLTIGWSYAPLAGWDVAALLFLVWIWLTIRRMDPAATSAHATREDPGRAFADLILLGAAVASLLAVGYLLIRASGASSGERNLLSAFVVASVVVSWFTVHTVYALRYARLYYADAEGGVDFHTNVSPDYQDFTYLSFTLGMTFQVSDTDLQASVIRHTALRHALLSYLFGAVILAGTVNLVAGLGAGGH from the coding sequence ATGACCGCCCAGTCGCGCGCCCGATTGGCCATCTCGATGGGCGCCGGGGTGGTCGTCGCGGTGGCGGCCGGCCTGACCATCGGGTGGAGCTACGCGCCGCTGGCGGGCTGGGACGTCGCGGCGCTGCTGTTCCTGGTGTGGATCTGGCTGACGATCCGGCGGATGGATCCGGCGGCCACCTCGGCTCACGCGACCCGCGAGGATCCGGGCCGGGCCTTCGCCGACCTGATCCTGCTGGGCGCCGCCGTTGCCAGCCTGCTCGCGGTCGGCTACCTGCTGATCCGGGCCTCCGGTGCAAGCAGCGGCGAGCGCAACCTGCTCAGCGCGTTCGTCGTCGCGAGCGTCGTCGTGTCCTGGTTCACCGTTCACACGGTCTACGCGCTGCGCTACGCGCGGCTGTACTACGCCGATGCGGAAGGCGGCGTGGACTTCCACACGAACGTCTCACCTGACTACCAGGACTTCACATACCTGTCGTTCACGCTGGGCATGACGTTCCAGGTGTCCGACACCGACCTGCAGGCGTCGGTGATCCGGCACACCGCGCTGCGCCATGCGCTGCTGTCCTACTTGTTCGGCGCGGTCATCCTGGCCGGCACCGTGAACCTGGTCGCGGGTCTCGGCGCCGGCGGGCACTAG
- a CDS encoding OFA family MFS transporter produces the protein MAVLSILDREHTVAPPGYSRWLIPPAALAVHLCIGQAYATSVYKTSMVKHFGSSQTAVGVVFSIAIVMLGLSAAIGGTWVERNGPRKAMFVAACFWASGFLVGALGIGTGQLWLVYLGYGVIGGIGLGIGYISPVSTLIKWFPDRPGLATGLAIMGFGGGALVASPLSRQLLSLYDGNYDPNVSTSVAGGGALVGLFLTLGVGYFVIMMFGVFTIRVPADGWAPDGFDPSAVRAKTLVTTANVSAANAIRTPQFWLLWVVLFCNVTAGIGILEQASPMIQDFFRGGSVTGGKSTVAVAAAAGFVGLLSIFNMGGRFGWSSTSDVIGRKPIYALYLGVGIIAYALLATVGHTNTVVFVLLAAIIISFYGGGFATAPAYLRDLFGTYQVGAIHGRLLTAWSAAGIAGPLIVNGFLDHEGKPGTLTASAYRPALFTMVGVLAVGFVANLLIRSVAERFHEQSSSTVEAAS, from the coding sequence ATGGCAGTCTTGTCGATACTCGACCGGGAGCACACCGTCGCACCGCCGGGGTACAGCCGCTGGCTGATCCCGCCGGCCGCGCTGGCCGTTCATCTCTGCATCGGCCAGGCGTACGCGACCAGCGTCTACAAGACCTCGATGGTGAAGCACTTCGGCAGCAGCCAGACTGCTGTCGGCGTGGTGTTCAGCATCGCGATCGTGATGCTCGGCCTGTCCGCCGCGATCGGCGGCACCTGGGTGGAACGCAACGGCCCGCGGAAGGCGATGTTCGTCGCCGCCTGCTTCTGGGCGTCGGGGTTCCTGGTCGGAGCGCTCGGCATCGGTACCGGCCAGCTCTGGCTGGTCTACCTCGGGTACGGCGTGATCGGCGGGATCGGACTGGGCATCGGGTACATCTCCCCGGTGTCCACGCTGATCAAGTGGTTCCCGGACCGGCCGGGCCTCGCGACCGGCCTGGCGATCATGGGCTTCGGTGGCGGCGCGCTGGTGGCCAGCCCGCTGTCCCGCCAGTTGCTCAGCCTGTACGACGGCAACTACGACCCGAACGTCAGTACGTCGGTCGCGGGCGGCGGCGCACTGGTCGGGCTGTTCCTGACCCTCGGCGTCGGCTACTTCGTGATCATGATGTTCGGCGTCTTCACCATCCGGGTGCCCGCCGACGGATGGGCGCCGGACGGGTTCGACCCGTCGGCGGTCCGGGCGAAGACGCTCGTCACCACGGCCAACGTGTCCGCGGCGAACGCGATCAGGACGCCGCAGTTCTGGCTCCTGTGGGTCGTGCTGTTCTGCAACGTCACCGCCGGCATCGGCATCCTCGAACAGGCCAGCCCGATGATCCAGGACTTCTTCCGCGGCGGCAGTGTCACAGGCGGCAAGTCGACGGTCGCGGTCGCGGCGGCGGCCGGCTTCGTCGGCCTGCTGTCGATCTTCAACATGGGCGGGCGATTCGGCTGGTCGTCGACCTCCGACGTGATCGGCCGGAAGCCGATCTACGCGCTGTACCTCGGTGTCGGGATCATCGCGTACGCGCTGCTCGCGACCGTTGGGCACACCAACACTGTGGTGTTCGTACTGCTCGCGGCCATCATCATCTCGTTCTACGGCGGCGGCTTCGCGACCGCTCCGGCGTACCTGCGGGACCTGTTCGGTACGTACCAGGTCGGCGCGATCCACGGGCGGCTGCTGACCGCCTGGTCCGCCGCCGGGATCGCCGGTCCGCTGATCGTCAACGGTTTCCTCGACCACGAGGGCAAACCCGGCACGTTGACCGCGTCGGCGTACCGACCCGCGTTGTTCACGATGGTCGGCGTACTCGCGGTCGGCTTCGTCGCGAACCTGCTGATCCGCTCGGTCGCCGAACGATTCCACGAGCAGTCCTCGTCCACGGTGGAGGCCGCATCATGA
- a CDS encoding 5-(carboxyamino)imidazole ribonucleotide synthase, with amino-acid sequence MKFDRKDLPTGTPVVGMVGGGQLARMTQETAVALGIQLRVLAEGPAVSAAQAVADAPVGDYKDPETVRRFAAECDVVTFDHEHVPTDLLHALEADGVKVRPGPDALVHAQDKAVMRARLDTFDVPAPAHQVVATAADVADFAKRVGGFPVILKTTRGGYDGKGVWFVDGPDDPQVATAFGSGVPILAEEKVDFVRELSAIVARSPHGQAVAYPIVESVQQNGICVEVTAPAPGLAPERAAQAQQTALRIAGELGVVGILAVEMFEARDGRLLVNELAMRPHNTGHWSIDGAVTSQFENHLRAVLDLPLGSPAARAPYTVMVNVLGGDVEDMHRGLLHCMARDPGLKVHFYGKSVKPGRKVGHVTAYGDDLEQTRERARHAAAYLTGTIDE; translated from the coding sequence GTGAAGTTCGATCGAAAAGACCTCCCCACCGGCACCCCCGTGGTCGGCATGGTCGGCGGCGGCCAGCTGGCCCGGATGACCCAGGAGACGGCCGTCGCGCTCGGCATCCAGTTGCGCGTACTCGCCGAAGGCCCGGCGGTCTCGGCTGCCCAGGCCGTCGCCGATGCCCCCGTCGGCGACTACAAGGACCCGGAGACCGTACGGCGGTTCGCGGCCGAGTGTGACGTGGTGACGTTCGACCACGAACACGTACCGACCGACCTGCTGCACGCGCTCGAGGCGGACGGGGTCAAGGTCCGACCCGGCCCGGACGCGCTCGTACACGCCCAGGACAAGGCCGTGATGCGGGCCAGGCTGGACACTTTCGACGTCCCCGCGCCCGCGCACCAGGTGGTCGCGACGGCTGCCGACGTCGCGGACTTCGCCAAGCGGGTCGGCGGCTTCCCGGTCATCCTGAAGACCACCCGCGGCGGGTACGACGGCAAGGGCGTCTGGTTCGTCGACGGGCCGGACGATCCGCAGGTCGCGACCGCGTTCGGCAGCGGCGTACCGATCCTGGCCGAGGAGAAGGTCGACTTCGTCCGCGAGCTGTCCGCGATCGTGGCCCGCTCGCCGCACGGCCAGGCGGTCGCGTACCCGATCGTCGAGTCCGTGCAGCAGAACGGCATCTGCGTCGAGGTCACCGCACCGGCGCCCGGCCTGGCCCCCGAGCGGGCCGCGCAGGCGCAGCAGACCGCGCTGCGGATCGCCGGCGAGCTCGGCGTGGTCGGCATCCTCGCGGTCGAGATGTTCGAGGCCCGCGACGGCCGGCTGCTGGTGAACGAGCTCGCGATGCGCCCGCACAACACCGGCCACTGGTCGATCGACGGCGCGGTCACGTCGCAGTTCGAGAACCACCTGCGCGCGGTGCTCGACCTGCCGCTCGGCTCCCCGGCCGCGCGAGCGCCGTACACCGTGATGGTGAACGTCCTCGGTGGCGACGTCGAGGACATGCACCGCGGGCTGCTGCACTGTATGGCCCGCGACCCGGGTCTCAAGGTGCACTTCTACGGCAAGTCGGTGAAGCCGGGCCGCAAGGTCGGCCACGTGACGGCGTACGGCGACGACCTCGAACAGACCCGGGAGCGCGCGCGGCATGCGGCGGCGTACCTCACCGGCACCATCGACGAATAG
- a CDS encoding PH domain-containing protein, whose protein sequence is MAISAKLLGEDEYVVVSTRTHWKALIGPVFLLLVVAGLGGFLAAIVPSGSLQTPARIAILAVGVVVLAMFALRPFLDWFFSTYTITNRRLITRHGVLTRTGRDIPLMRINDVSYEHGLIDRMLGCGTLHIESAGERGQVVLPDVPHVEHVHLQMSDLLFGGPDGKPGDGILEDEAPPEHMRRRPGPPPGRDTGDGDTIFSSGDDR, encoded by the coding sequence ATGGCGATCTCGGCGAAGTTGTTGGGCGAGGACGAGTACGTCGTCGTCAGCACCCGGACGCATTGGAAGGCGCTGATCGGCCCGGTCTTCCTGTTGCTGGTGGTGGCGGGCCTGGGTGGGTTCCTGGCCGCGATCGTGCCGTCGGGGTCGCTGCAGACCCCGGCCCGGATCGCGATCCTCGCGGTCGGGGTGGTGGTGCTCGCGATGTTCGCGCTGCGGCCGTTCCTGGACTGGTTCTTCTCGACGTACACGATCACCAACCGGCGCCTGATCACCCGGCACGGCGTGCTCACCCGCACCGGCCGGGACATCCCGCTGATGCGGATCAACGACGTGTCCTACGAACACGGCCTGATCGACCGGATGCTCGGCTGCGGCACGCTGCACATCGAGTCCGCCGGCGAACGCGGCCAGGTGGTGCTGCCCGACGTACCGCACGTCGAGCACGTCCACCTGCAGATGTCCGACCTGCTGTTCGGCGGCCCGGACGGCAAGCCGGGCGACGGCATCCTCGAGGACGAGGCGCCGCCGGAGCACATGCGCCGCCGCCCGGGCCCGCCGCCGGGCCGCGACACCGGGGACGGGGACACGATCTTCAGCTCCGGTGACGACCGTTGA
- a CDS encoding UDP-glucose dehydrogenase family protein, which produces MSEATSRPLRIAVIGTGYLGCNTSAGMAEFGFDVIGVEIDEHRLKLLNDGKAPLFEPGLDPLLKKHVDSGRLRFTSDYREIADWADVHFICAGTPQLEGSEAADLSQVYSVVDMLAPLLTKPTLVVGRSTVPVGTSKAVEERLHRQAPAGSAVEIAWQPEFLREAHGVEDTLHPDRLVFGVQSEAAEARLREVFATPIDEGSPVVVCNLATAELVKAGANAFLATKISFINALAEMADATGADVTQLADALGYDKRIGRGMLNAGPGYGGGCLPKDLRAFMHRAGELGVEEIITLLREVDDINQHRRARIVDLTHEMLGGVWSGKNVTVLGAAFKAGTDDVRDSPALDVAGRIQLHGANVTVYDPEAMENARRVRPTLRYAQSAVEACRDAHAVLHLTEWPEFRELDPAALRDVVSTPVVIDARLNLNVETWRRAGWTYRAPGKP; this is translated from the coding sequence ATGAGTGAAGCGACCTCCCGACCGCTCCGGATCGCGGTGATCGGTACCGGCTACCTCGGCTGCAACACCTCCGCCGGGATGGCCGAGTTCGGTTTCGACGTGATCGGGGTGGAGATCGACGAGCACCGGCTGAAGCTGCTCAACGACGGCAAGGCCCCGCTGTTCGAACCCGGGCTGGACCCGCTGCTGAAGAAGCACGTCGACTCCGGCCGGCTGCGGTTCACCAGCGACTACCGGGAGATCGCCGACTGGGCCGACGTGCACTTCATCTGCGCGGGCACCCCGCAGCTCGAGGGCAGCGAGGCAGCCGACCTGTCCCAGGTCTACTCGGTCGTCGACATGCTCGCCCCGCTGCTCACCAAGCCGACCCTGGTGGTCGGCCGCTCCACGGTCCCGGTCGGTACGTCGAAGGCCGTCGAGGAACGCCTGCACCGCCAGGCGCCGGCTGGTTCGGCCGTGGAGATCGCCTGGCAGCCGGAGTTCCTCCGCGAGGCACACGGCGTCGAGGACACGCTGCACCCGGACCGGCTGGTGTTCGGCGTCCAGTCCGAGGCCGCCGAGGCCAGGCTTCGCGAGGTGTTCGCGACCCCGATCGACGAGGGTTCGCCGGTGGTGGTCTGCAACCTGGCGACCGCGGAGCTGGTGAAGGCGGGCGCGAACGCGTTCCTGGCCACGAAGATCTCGTTCATCAACGCGCTCGCCGAGATGGCCGACGCGACGGGCGCCGACGTCACCCAGCTCGCCGACGCGCTCGGGTACGACAAGCGGATCGGCCGCGGCATGCTGAACGCCGGCCCCGGGTACGGCGGCGGCTGCCTGCCGAAGGACCTGCGCGCGTTCATGCACCGCGCCGGTGAGCTCGGCGTCGAGGAGATCATCACGCTGCTCCGCGAGGTCGACGACATCAACCAGCACCGGCGCGCCCGGATCGTTGACCTCACCCACGAGATGCTCGGCGGCGTGTGGTCCGGCAAGAACGTCACCGTGCTCGGCGCGGCGTTCAAGGCCGGTACGGACGACGTCCGCGACTCCCCCGCGCTCGACGTGGCCGGCCGGATCCAACTGCACGGCGCGAACGTCACGGTGTACGACCCCGAGGCGATGGAGAACGCCCGCCGCGTCCGCCCGACGCTGCGCTACGCCCAGTCCGCCGTCGAGGCCTGCCGCGACGCCCACGCCGTACTGCACCTGACCGAGTGGCCCGAGTTCCGCGAACTCGACCCGGCCGCGCTCCGCGACGTCGTCAGTACGCCGGTCGTCATCGACGCCCGGCTGAACCTGAACGTCGAAACCTGGCGTCGCGCCGGATGGACCTACCGCGCTCCGGGTAAGCCGTAG
- a CDS encoding GtrA family protein: protein MKLVTTLYHQFQHLVHEVAKFGLVGVLGLVVDLPIYNWLVFNNPLVLGDSGIGVMHHKPLTAKLISTTIATIVTYFGNRYWTWRHRERSGLHREYVLFFVLNGIGLLIAAGCLAFSRYVLDLHTWLSDNIAANFIGLGLGTLFRFWSYRKFVFKEEIALDEAEHVPAPDSPAALDGESTGDLPVVR, encoded by the coding sequence TTGAAGCTCGTCACCACGCTGTACCACCAGTTCCAGCACCTGGTGCACGAAGTGGCCAAGTTCGGTCTGGTCGGTGTCCTCGGGCTGGTAGTGGACCTGCCGATCTACAACTGGCTGGTGTTCAACAACCCGCTGGTGCTCGGAGACTCCGGTATCGGCGTGATGCACCACAAGCCGCTGACCGCGAAGCTGATCTCGACCACGATCGCCACGATCGTGACGTACTTCGGGAACCGCTACTGGACGTGGCGGCACCGCGAGCGCTCCGGCCTGCACCGTGAGTACGTGCTGTTCTTCGTGCTGAACGGCATCGGCCTGCTGATCGCGGCCGGCTGTCTGGCCTTCTCGCGCTACGTGCTGGACCTGCACACCTGGCTGTCCGACAACATCGCCGCGAACTTCATCGGCCTCGGCCTCGGCACCCTGTTCCGCTTCTGGTCGTACCGGAAGTTCGTGTTCAAGGAAGAGATCGCCCTCGACGAGGCCGAGCACGTCCCCGCTCCCGACTCGCCGGCCGCGTTGGACGGCGAGTCCACGGGCGACCTCCCCGTCGTACGCTGA
- the purE gene encoding 5-(carboxyamino)imidazole ribonucleotide mutase, which yields MRRRTSPAPSTNRTAMIGIVMGSDSDWPTMKAAAEVCAEFDVPFEADVVSAHRMPAEMIDYGRSAHERGLKVLIAGAGGAAHLPGMLASVTPLPVIGVPVPLKYLDGMDSLLSIVQMPAGVPVATVSIGNARNAGLLAVRILAASDEVLRDRMIGFQQSLAEVARGKGSTVRDGAAELRKG from the coding sequence ATGCGGCGGCGTACCTCACCGGCACCATCGACGAATAGGACAGCAATGATCGGGATCGTGATGGGGTCGGACTCGGACTGGCCGACGATGAAAGCGGCCGCCGAGGTGTGCGCGGAGTTCGACGTGCCCTTTGAGGCAGACGTCGTCTCGGCACACCGGATGCCGGCCGAGATGATCGACTACGGACGGTCAGCCCACGAACGCGGCCTCAAGGTGCTGATCGCAGGGGCCGGCGGTGCCGCGCATCTGCCCGGGATGCTCGCCTCGGTGACTCCGCTGCCGGTGATCGGGGTACCGGTACCGCTGAAGTACCTCGACGGAATGGACTCGCTGCTGTCGATCGTGCAGATGCCGGCCGGTGTTCCGGTTGCGACCGTCTCGATCGGGAACGCTCGGAATGCGGGACTGCTGGCGGTGCGGATCCTGGCCGCCTCCGACGAGGTGCTGCGGGACCGGATGATCGGTTTCCAGCAGTCGCTCGCGGAGGTCGCCCGGGGGAAGGGGAGCACGGTGCGTGACGGGGCGGCAGAGTTGCGTAAAGGCTGA
- a CDS encoding MFS transporter small subunit, translating into MNQTPRLVLSWLLVAVLLGYGVIETLITAAKIFK; encoded by the coding sequence ATGAACCAGACCCCACGCCTGGTCCTCTCCTGGCTACTGGTCGCCGTACTACTGGGCTACGGCGTCATCGAGACGCTGATCACCGCGGCCAAGATCTTCAAGTAG